In Acinetobacter wanghuae, the sequence AAACAAGATAATCAGTTGAATCTCGACTCGCTCAAATCAATTTACACCTACGCGTACAGTCCTTCAAAAGGTGTGATTACTGGCATGGGTAAAGAAATGCTGATGTATTTCAAACCTGGATTCCACCCAAATGATTTAGATACAAACAGTTTGCTTGAAAAATGGAAAGCAAAATTAGGTTTATAAAATTGAATATGAGAAAAGAGCGATGTTAATCGCTCTTTTTTTTACTCGATTTTTGCTGCAAAGTTTTTATAATGCCAAAGTTAATTCTATATAAGATGAACGAAGATGATTCGTTTGATGCAAGCTTCCGATGTGTCAGTTGTGGCAAAGATTGAAAGATTGGTACAAAGTCATCCTTGGAGCGTAAAGCAGTTTGAGGAGGCAGTCAGCAGCTACCAAAGCACGGTCATTGAACAAAATGGTCAAGTGGTCGGATTTTGTATATTGCAGCCCGTGCTCGATGAAGCCAACTTATTGTTAATGGCGATTGATCCGACTCAACAAGGTAAAGGTTTGGGTTATCAAATTCTAGACGCATCTCTAAATATGCTAAAAAACAATCCGATTCAAATTTTTTTAGAAGTACGCGAAAGCAATATTGCCGCGATTAATCTATATCAAAAATCGGGTTTCCATCAAATTGATTTGCGTAAAAATTACTATCCAAATCCGAATGGAACTAAAGAGCATGCCATTATTATGGTAAAAACCTGCACCGATGATTTTGCCGAGCTGTTTAAATAAGCGCGATCGAAACGCATGGCGATATTATTTAATAATTGGATTATTCCAACCTGAAGGTAATGTCGTCATGAGGGATTCGCCTAGGTGCTGAATTTCTACGCTGTTTAGGGTGCGGTTGAGTCTGCGCCATTGACCATCAATCAGGAGTTCAAGCGGTAAATATTGCGATTTATAATTCATTTTTTTCGAATGCGGCACCCAATAGCCTAAGTATATATATTGCAGACCCAATTTTTGAATATGTTCAATTTGCTTGAGAATGGCAAATACACCCAGTGAACGACGTTTTTCGCTTGGATCAAAGAAGGTATATACCGCCGATAAACCATCATCGAGTAAATCACAGGTCGATACACTCAGTAATTTATCATCTTGCCATAATTCTAAAAAGAAACTTTCCGCACAACTTTGTAATAAAAACTTTTCAAATTGATCGTGACTTGGCGGATACATATCGCCATCAATATGTCGTTCGTTAATATAGCGTTCATACAAATCATAGTGTACATCACCTGCTTGCTGCGGGCTGCTGATCCGAACTTGTAAATCTTGATTGCGTTTCCATGCTTTTTTTTGTGCGCTATTCATTTCATATTCGCGTACAGGCACGCGTGAAGATAAGCATTGGCGACATAAATGACATTCGGGACGATAGACAAAATCGCCACTACGACGAAAACCTGAGCGCGAAAGTTCGGAAATAGTTAAAACGTCAATACGGTGTGCTGGATCAAGAAATACCATACGTGCAGATTTATTGGGCAAATAGCTGCAATCATGCGGTGGCGTAATGTAATACTGTAAATCATTCAACAGGGATTTGGGGTGATAAGAATTCATGGCAAATTCCCTCTATTATTTTCATTCACATAATTGCGAGATTAACGCTATTGTTTTACTTGAAAATACACGCTCTTTGTAACTTTGCCAATTGATAGATGGTTGTTTTATCACATCTTGTAACGAATTAAGATATTCTTGGCGAGAAACTGTGCAGGCGCCAAGGCTAAGTAAGTGCTCATTGACCAATTGACAGTCAATCCATGGCAAATTATTTTCTTGTCCCAGTAGCATTAAAGTATAAAACGCCATTTTTGACACATCGGTTTGGGTGCTAAACATCGATTCGCCAAAACAACCTTTGCCGATGGTTACACCATACAGTCCACCGACGACATCATCTTCATCCCAAACTTCAATGCTATAGGCATAACCTGCTTTGAATAGCGCACAATAGCCTTGAATAATATCTTCTGAAATCCACGTTTCATCGGCATAACTGCGCGGCAGAGAACACGAACGAATGACTTTTTCAAATTCATGATTGATGGTGATTCTTAAATCGCGCTTTTTCATATTACGCAGTAACGACTTACTGGGATGATATTCCGCTGGTCGAATAATGCAGCGCGGTTCAGGACTCCACCAACAAATCGGTTCACCTTCATTGAACCACGGGAATAATCCATTGCTGTAGGCTTCATACAAAGTAGCAGGGGAGAGGTCAGCCCCAATACAAATCAGACCTTCACCTTCAGGGTCAAATTCAATCGGGTCGGGAAATAAAAATTGAGAAGGTGGCAGATTTTGCATATACATCGAGTCGACTAGGCAATGGTCTTATCATAATGAAAAAAAGGGTCGACTTATAGTCATAAAAAAACCGCCCCTAAGGACGGTTTTGTTGAAGCAGATGAAAATTATTCGCCTAATGCATCTAAGTATTTCTCAGCGTCTAGAGCAGCCATACAGCCTGAACCTGCTGAAGTGATTGCTTGACGATAAATACTATCCGCGATATCACCGGCAGCGAATACACCGGGAACAGATGTTGCTGTTGCATTACCTGCGGTACCGCTTTGGACTTGGATATAACCATCACGTAGGTTCAGTTGACCTTCGAACATCGCACTGTTTGGTTTGTGACCAATCGCAACGAACATGCCTGTTACATCAACATCTTGAGTTGAGCCATCTTGAGTTGACTTAATGCGAACCGCTGTTACGCCAGTGTTATCGCCCAACACTTCTTCGACTTGGTGATTCCAAATAATACTGATTTTGCCTTCTTTTTCTTTCGCAAAAAGATGATCTTGAAGGATCTTTTCAGAACGAAGTGAATCACGACGGTGTACCAAAGTCACATGTGATGCAATGTTTGATAGATAAAGCGCTTCTTCAACCGCAGTATTACCACCACCTACAA encodes:
- the rimI gene encoding ribosomal protein S18-alanine N-acetyltransferase, which translates into the protein MIRLMQASDVSVVAKIERLVQSHPWSVKQFEEAVSSYQSTVIEQNGQVVGFCILQPVLDEANLLLMAIDPTQQGKGLGYQILDASLNMLKNNPIQIFLEVRESNIAAINLYQKSGFHQIDLRKNYYPNPNGTKEHAIIMVKTCTDDFAELFK
- a CDS encoding arginyltransferase, encoding MNSYHPKSLLNDLQYYITPPHDCSYLPNKSARMVFLDPAHRIDVLTISELSRSGFRRSGDFVYRPECHLCRQCLSSRVPVREYEMNSAQKKAWKRNQDLQVRISSPQQAGDVHYDLYERYINERHIDGDMYPPSHDQFEKFLLQSCAESFFLELWQDDKLLSVSTCDLLDDGLSAVYTFFDPSEKRRSLGVFAILKQIEHIQKLGLQYIYLGYWVPHSKKMNYKSQYLPLELLIDGQWRRLNRTLNSVEIQHLGESLMTTLPSGWNNPIIK
- the aat gene encoding leucyl/phenylalanyl-tRNA--protein transferase, whose translation is MQNLPPSQFLFPDPIEFDPEGEGLICIGADLSPATLYEAYSNGLFPWFNEGEPICWWSPEPRCIIRPAEYHPSKSLLRNMKKRDLRITINHEFEKVIRSCSLPRSYADETWISEDIIQGYCALFKAGYAYSIEVWDEDDVVGGLYGVTIGKGCFGESMFSTQTDVSKMAFYTLMLLGQENNLPWIDCQLVNEHLLSLGACTVSRQEYLNSLQDVIKQPSINWQSYKERVFSSKTIALISQLCE
- the trxB gene encoding thioredoxin-disulfide reductase produces the protein MSARHSRLIILGSGPAGYSAAVYAARANLKPTLIAGLQLGGQLTTTTEVDNWPGDAEGLTGPALMERMQAHAERFGTEIVYDHINEVDLSQRPFVLKGDMDEFTCDALIVCTGANAQYLGLESEAAFMGQGVSACATCDGFFYKNQKVMVVGGGNTAVEEALYLSNIASHVTLVHRRDSLRSEKILQDHLFAKEKEGKISIIWNHQVEEVLGDNTGVTAVRIKSTQDGSTQDVDVTGMFVAIGHKPNSAMFEGQLNLRDGYIQVQSGTAGNATATSVPGVFAAGDIADSIYRQAITSAGSGCMAALDAEKYLDALGE